In Chitinophaga sp. HK235, a single window of DNA contains:
- a CDS encoding sterol desaturase family protein gives MVTFFENIPSYYRTAILVGGLLLLWIIEGLVPRFHFRNNKYRHAGTNLFFTLTTLVINTACAFLIVKASLWTSSTHFGLLYWLHLPLWLHTILALLMLDLIGAYLIHLVQHKAAWMWQFHKIHHIDTQIDATTALRHHPVESIFRVAALFVAIITMGVPFWMVMFYQTLSAFMSQFNHANIRLPKVLDDILSWVIVSPDMHKVHHSHYQPETDSNYANIFSIWDRLFGTFKAVPDTTSIRYGLDEYTDNRYQEVGPLLKVPWEHPVTDKDKVSGVSSNL, from the coding sequence ATGGTAACATTTTTTGAAAATATTCCATCTTATTACCGCACCGCTATCCTCGTGGGCGGATTGCTGTTACTGTGGATCATAGAAGGCCTGGTGCCCCGTTTCCACTTCCGTAACAACAAGTACCGTCATGCCGGTACGAATCTGTTCTTTACACTCACCACCCTCGTCATCAACACTGCCTGCGCCTTCCTGATCGTCAAAGCCTCCCTGTGGACCAGCAGCACCCACTTCGGACTCCTGTACTGGCTCCATCTCCCCCTATGGCTCCATACCATACTGGCCCTCCTGATGCTCGACCTGATAGGCGCTTACCTGATCCATCTCGTACAACATAAAGCCGCCTGGATGTGGCAGTTCCATAAAATACACCATATAGACACCCAGATTGACGCTACCACCGCGCTGCGCCATCATCCGGTAGAAAGTATCTTCCGGGTAGCCGCCCTCTTTGTGGCCATCATCACCATGGGAGTACCCTTCTGGATGGTGATGTTTTACCAGACCCTGTCCGCATTTATGTCGCAGTTCAATCATGCCAACATACGGCTGCCCAAAGTACTCGATGATATCCTCAGCTGGGTGATCGTGTCACCCGACATGCATAAGGTGCATCATAGCCATTACCAACCGGAAACAGACTCCAATTATGCCAATATTTTCTCTATATGGGATCGCCTTTTCGGCACCTTTAAAGCAGTTCCCGATACTACCTCCATCCGTTACGGACTGGATGAATATACGGATAACCGTTACCAGGAAGTAGGCCCACTGCTCAAAGTGCCCTGGGAACACCCTGTAACTGACAAAGACAAGGTAAGTGGAGTAAGCAGTAACCTATAA
- the dnaN gene encoding DNA polymerase III subunit beta → MKFIVSSSTLLKQLQQISGVINSNTVLPILEDFLFLIDKNELTVVATDLETVMRVKLEVEAKENGRICIPAKILMDSLKNLPDQPLTFHIDLNSYAVEITSDNGKYKVMGENPENFPKEPAADETTSFTMPSTGLVTAINKTLFAVSNDDLRPAMTGVFFELGTEHLTFVATDAHRLVKYVRTDVKCPQADSFIVPKKPLNLLKSALPDNDTEIKVSYSQNHFFVQHEGAQMICRLIDARFPDYKVVIPKDNPYRLTVVKSDFQNALKRVGVFANKSTNQVALNITGTELQLSAQDVDFSFEGNERMNCQYTGEDMQIAFNAKFLIEMLNAAEGDEVTVELATATKAGILKPSEKEENEDLLMLVMPLMLNN, encoded by the coding sequence ATGAAATTTATTGTTTCTTCCTCTACTTTATTAAAGCAATTACAACAGATCAGCGGTGTTATCAATTCCAATACAGTCCTGCCAATTCTGGAGGATTTCCTGTTCCTGATTGATAAAAATGAGTTGACCGTAGTTGCAACTGATCTTGAAACCGTTATGCGGGTGAAGCTGGAGGTGGAAGCCAAAGAAAACGGACGGATCTGTATCCCGGCGAAAATTTTGATGGACTCCCTCAAAAATCTGCCCGATCAGCCCCTGACCTTCCACATTGATCTGAACTCCTACGCCGTGGAAATCACTTCAGACAATGGTAAGTACAAGGTAATGGGAGAAAATCCGGAAAACTTCCCCAAAGAACCAGCTGCTGATGAAACCACATCTTTTACCATGCCCTCTACCGGCCTGGTAACAGCTATCAACAAAACGCTCTTTGCCGTGAGCAACGACGACCTCCGTCCTGCTATGACAGGCGTTTTCTTCGAGCTGGGCACCGAACATCTCACCTTCGTGGCCACCGACGCCCACAGACTGGTGAAATATGTAAGAACAGACGTAAAATGTCCACAGGCAGACAGTTTCATCGTTCCTAAAAAACCGCTGAACCTCCTGAAATCTGCCCTGCCGGACAACGATACTGAAATCAAGGTATCTTATAGCCAGAACCACTTCTTCGTACAGCACGAAGGCGCCCAGATGATCTGCCGCCTCATCGATGCCCGTTTCCCTGACTATAAGGTGGTAATACCTAAAGACAACCCTTACCGCCTCACCGTGGTAAAAAGCGACTTCCAGAATGCCCTGAAACGTGTAGGCGTATTCGCTAACAAAAGCACCAACCAGGTAGCACTCAATATCACCGGCACTGAACTGCAGCTCTCCGCCCAGGACGTAGACTTCTCCTTTGAAGGTAACGAACGTATGAACTGCCAGTACACCGGCGAAGATATGCAGATCGCCTTCAACGCCAAATTCCTCATCGAAATGCTCAACGCCGCAGAAGGGGATGAAGTAACCGTTGAACTGGCCACCGCTACCAAAGCAGGTATCCTCAAACCTTCCGAAAAAGAAGAAAATGAAGATCTGCTCATGCTGGTAATGCCACTGATGCTGAATAACTAA
- a CDS encoding pyridoxal phosphate-dependent aminotransferase codes for MKLSHLAETLIGSEIIKLAAEVKEKQAKGEKIYNFTIGDFDPKVFPIPVEFEQEIITAYKEHLTNYPPADGVAELRAAVGDFIAEREGLTYDPAKEIVISCGGRPIIYATFRTIVDRGEKVVYATPSWNNNHYTHFLEAEHVVLETKAENDFMPTAAELKPLLKGATLLALCSPQNPTGTAFHKQQLEEICDLVIAENKSRGANEKPLFIMFDQMYWVLTFGETHHYNPVMLRPELKDYTIFIDGMSKAFAATGVRVGWALGPAHVIGKMKAILSHVGAWSPMAEQKAAARYLVQKENVNKYLQHFKAEIEERLVKIYEGFDNLKKAGHAVEAIAPQAAIYLTVKLDLVGKTTADGTVLQDQAAVTSYILNEAKLALVPFYAFGSSKNSPWYRLSVGTCVKQEIPEMFEKLKSALEKLK; via the coding sequence ATGAAACTGTCTCATTTAGCCGAAACATTGATTGGATCAGAAATCATCAAGTTAGCAGCTGAAGTCAAGGAGAAACAGGCCAAGGGCGAGAAGATCTACAACTTCACCATCGGCGATTTTGACCCGAAGGTGTTCCCTATTCCGGTTGAATTTGAACAGGAAATCATAACTGCCTATAAGGAACACCTGACCAACTATCCGCCGGCTGATGGTGTCGCCGAGCTGAGAGCTGCTGTGGGTGATTTTATAGCAGAACGGGAAGGATTGACCTACGATCCGGCCAAGGAAATCGTGATCTCCTGCGGCGGACGTCCTATCATTTACGCTACCTTCAGAACTATCGTAGACCGTGGAGAAAAAGTAGTTTACGCTACCCCCTCCTGGAACAACAACCACTACACCCACTTCCTAGAAGCAGAACATGTGGTGCTGGAAACAAAAGCGGAAAATGACTTTATGCCTACGGCAGCTGAACTGAAACCGCTGCTGAAAGGCGCTACCCTCCTGGCTCTTTGCTCTCCGCAAAACCCTACCGGTACCGCTTTCCACAAACAACAGCTGGAAGAGATCTGCGACCTGGTTATCGCTGAAAACAAAAGCAGGGGTGCCAACGAAAAACCGCTCTTCATCATGTTTGACCAGATGTACTGGGTACTGACTTTCGGTGAAACACACCACTACAACCCGGTAATGCTGCGTCCTGAACTGAAAGACTATACCATCTTCATCGACGGTATGAGTAAGGCTTTTGCCGCTACCGGCGTAAGGGTTGGTTGGGCACTGGGCCCTGCCCATGTGATCGGCAAAATGAAAGCCATCCTGTCTCACGTAGGTGCCTGGAGCCCTATGGCGGAACAAAAGGCTGCCGCCCGCTACCTGGTACAGAAAGAAAATGTGAATAAATATCTCCAGCACTTCAAAGCAGAAATTGAAGAAAGACTGGTGAAAATCTACGAAGGCTTCGATAACCTGAAAAAGGCTGGTCATGCTGTAGAAGCCATCGCTCCACAGGCTGCTATCTACCTCACCGTGAAGCTGGACCTGGTAGGTAAAACCACTGCCGACGGTACTGTACTTCAGGACCAGGCTGCGGTAACTTCCTACATCCTGAATGAAGCTAAGCTGGCACTGGTGCCTTTCTACGCTTTCGGCTCCTCCAAAAATTCCCCCTGGTACCGCCTCAGCGTAGGTACCTGTGTGAAACAGGAGATCCCCGAAATGTTCGAAAAGCTCAAATCCGCTCTCGAAAAATTAAAATAA
- a CDS encoding TetR/AcrR family transcriptional regulator: protein MRDKILEAALRRFTHYGAAKTTMNEIADDLHCSKASLYYYFPDKKAMHLAVLEKIAEAYFTEMAKVTENIQSAAQALYDLIDVKKAFISKFCRLEIFKIQHDGGAAFEEGVKKAKQIEIGVCTEIIKVGIASGEFNVFDAAQTAELMVQALVGLRFSVPGRFANEADMDEETFELVIEKQKMLLDIFIKSMKA from the coding sequence ATGAGGGACAAGATCCTGGAAGCGGCTCTGAGGCGTTTTACACATTATGGCGCTGCCAAGACCACGATGAACGAGATCGCTGATGATCTCCACTGCTCCAAGGCATCTTTATATTATTATTTCCCGGACAAGAAGGCCATGCACCTGGCTGTACTGGAGAAAATAGCGGAAGCATATTTTACAGAGATGGCCAAAGTGACAGAGAACATCCAGTCGGCGGCCCAGGCTTTGTATGACTTAATAGATGTCAAAAAGGCTTTCATCAGTAAGTTTTGCCGCCTGGAGATCTTTAAGATACAGCACGATGGGGGTGCCGCCTTCGAGGAAGGTGTCAAAAAGGCCAAGCAGATAGAGATCGGTGTATGTACAGAGATTATCAAAGTTGGCATTGCCTCCGGAGAGTTCAATGTGTTCGATGCTGCACAAACAGCAGAACTGATGGTACAAGCGCTCGTAGGACTGCGTTTCTCCGTTCCGGGCCGTTTCGCCAACGAAGCAGACATGGACGAGGAAACGTTTGAACTTGTGATTGAAAAACAAAAAATGTTGCTGGACATATTCATAAAAAGCATGAAGGCATAA
- a CDS encoding TetR/AcrR family transcriptional regulator: protein MVARERILEVALKLFRTYGVKGVTMFDIARDCGMSKKTVYEHFSDKQSLINEGMEQMINGHSAAFQETQTTAENAIDELVRNMKYITSMARSFNPVMLFEIQKYHPDTWNKIENFQRNCILYGITENLKRGMSEGLYRQNLDLDIIARMRQLQLDAAFDQLQYPVDKFEMPVVMEQVTAHFILGIATIKGHKLVNQYLQIKEEE, encoded by the coding sequence ATGGTAGCGAGGGAAAGAATTTTAGAGGTGGCATTAAAGCTGTTCAGAACATACGGCGTAAAAGGAGTGACCATGTTTGATATTGCCCGCGACTGCGGCATGTCCAAAAAAACTGTTTATGAGCATTTCTCTGATAAACAGTCGCTCATCAACGAAGGCATGGAGCAGATGATAAACGGCCACAGTGCAGCTTTTCAGGAAACACAGACTACTGCTGAAAATGCTATCGATGAACTGGTCCGTAATATGAAATATATCACCAGCATGGCCAGATCGTTTAACCCGGTTATGCTGTTTGAAATACAGAAATACCATCCGGATACCTGGAACAAAATTGAAAACTTCCAACGCAACTGTATCCTGTATGGCATCACAGAAAATCTGAAAAGGGGAATGTCGGAAGGCCTATACCGGCAGAACCTTGATCTGGATATTATTGCGCGCATGCGCCAGCTGCAGCTGGATGCCGCTTTTGACCAACTTCAGTATCCGGTAGACAAATTTGAAATGCCGGTAGTAATGGAACAGGTCACCGCTCACTTTATACTGGGAATTGCCACTATCAAAGGCCATAAGCTGGTAAACCAGTATTTGCAAATCAAAGAAGAAGAATAA
- a CDS encoding TolC family protein, giving the protein MKRLKLTLILLMGIGGYHAYAQAPLTLQEALKFALSNNHQLSRTKMEEEMGKFKTQEVRSQALPQVNASASYTDNLKLAKSLIPGTALGKPADSSVTITFGTQYTAGVGAELEQQIFNKSVFTGLKAAKAGEEYYSLQTQKSTEEVIYNVSQLYYQLLVTQEKITTINSNIEKLTQLVNTTQSQFDNGLAKKIDLDRIKVNLTNYKTQRTQLLNASATQTNNLKRVMGMPLQSSFTIPSASLKDIENKAAGVLQYDDMNLDNRTEFKLIQKQEQLQELQKKAYQAAYFPVLSAFGRYSYNGMSQQFLFAKDPANSTFWYGAASIGLSLRIPIFDGFGRRSKVSQANVALRQLNKQKEEIALGLNTEYENAKLQVRTNLSTIHTQKENVDLANEVYYSTQNNYKLGLANLTDLLNAETSLTDAQNSYNEALLQYKMAELDIIKSKGSLKDLLN; this is encoded by the coding sequence ATGAAGCGATTAAAGTTAACGCTTATCCTCTTGATGGGGATAGGGGGATATCATGCCTACGCCCAGGCGCCACTGACTTTACAGGAAGCGCTGAAGTTTGCACTGAGTAACAACCACCAACTCTCCAGAACAAAAATGGAAGAGGAAATGGGTAAATTCAAAACCCAGGAAGTCCGCTCCCAGGCGCTTCCCCAGGTCAATGCCAGTGCCTCTTACACCGATAACCTGAAACTGGCCAAGTCACTCATCCCTGGTACTGCTTTAGGTAAACCTGCAGACAGCTCCGTGACCATTACTTTTGGTACCCAGTATACCGCCGGTGTTGGTGCTGAACTGGAACAGCAGATCTTCAACAAATCTGTTTTCACCGGTCTGAAAGCCGCCAAGGCAGGAGAAGAATATTATTCCCTGCAAACACAGAAATCTACTGAAGAAGTGATCTATAATGTGTCTCAGCTCTATTACCAGTTGCTGGTAACACAGGAAAAAATCACGACTATTAACAGTAACATCGAAAAGCTGACCCAGCTGGTGAATACCACCCAGTCACAATTTGATAACGGCCTCGCCAAAAAAATAGACCTGGACCGTATCAAGGTAAACCTGACCAATTATAAAACCCAGCGCACCCAGCTGCTCAACGCATCAGCGACGCAGACTAACAACCTGAAACGTGTAATGGGCATGCCTTTGCAGTCCAGTTTTACCATCCCGTCAGCATCACTGAAAGATATCGAAAACAAAGCCGCCGGCGTATTGCAATACGATGATATGAACCTGGACAACAGGACCGAATTCAAACTCATTCAGAAACAGGAACAACTGCAGGAGCTACAGAAAAAAGCTTACCAGGCAGCATACTTCCCGGTTCTTTCTGCCTTTGGCCGTTATTCCTATAACGGGATGAGCCAGCAGTTCCTGTTTGCCAAAGACCCGGCTAATTCTACTTTCTGGTACGGTGCGGCTTCCATAGGTCTGTCACTTCGTATACCCATCTTCGATGGTTTTGGCCGCCGCTCAAAAGTAAGCCAGGCCAACGTTGCGCTGCGTCAGCTCAATAAACAGAAGGAAGAAATCGCACTCGGCCTGAACACCGAATACGAAAATGCCAAACTGCAGGTGCGTACCAATCTGTCTACCATCCATACACAAAAGGAAAACGTGGACCTGGCCAACGAAGTGTACTATTCTACCCAGAATAACTACAAACTTGGCCTCGCCAACCTGACAGACCTGCTTAACGCAGAAACCTCCCTTACTGATGCCCAGAACAGCTACAACGAAGCACTGCTGCAATATAAAATGGCAGAACTGGATATCATTAAAAGCAAAGGCAGCCTGAAAGATCTGCTGAACTAA
- a CDS encoding efflux RND transporter periplasmic adaptor subunit, with translation MKKFIIWGLVTVGAVVLIMWKLNANKKANEAKTEFVKESNNGAVPVLVQRVSTNDFTQGFLANGNFAPIRELSYLAETSGRITKLLVDEGSVVKQGQAIAYIDGQIVSTDLSSAKANLDQLKVDKERYESAFKTGGVTQKQVDDVRLQYDIAKSNYEAAGRRVSDTYVKAPISGIINKKYVEQGAYLSPGNKMFDIVDVSRLKLAVAVPEAQIVALKKGQKVKVTSNVFPEASYEGTITFIAAKGDNSLNYPVEMEVNNVADKELKAGMYGTAHFEAPQASKTMFIARTAFVGGVSSNEVYVMEGKVAKKRKVIAGQIIGDQVEIRGGLNEGDTLIISGQINLTDGTPVTVQGGSK, from the coding sequence ATGAAAAAGTTTATTATCTGGGGCTTAGTAACAGTAGGTGCAGTGGTGCTGATCATGTGGAAGCTTAACGCCAATAAAAAAGCCAATGAAGCCAAAACAGAATTTGTAAAGGAAAGCAATAACGGCGCAGTACCGGTACTGGTACAACGTGTATCTACCAACGATTTTACCCAGGGTTTCCTGGCCAACGGCAACTTCGCTCCTATCCGCGAACTGTCTTATCTGGCGGAAACTTCCGGCCGCATCACCAAACTTCTGGTAGATGAAGGCAGCGTGGTAAAACAAGGCCAGGCTATCGCCTACATCGACGGACAGATCGTCAGCACAGACCTTTCGTCTGCAAAAGCCAACCTCGACCAGCTGAAAGTAGATAAAGAAAGATATGAAAGCGCATTCAAAACAGGTGGCGTTACCCAGAAACAGGTAGATGATGTACGGTTACAGTACGACATTGCTAAAAGTAACTACGAAGCCGCCGGCCGCCGTGTAAGCGACACTTACGTGAAAGCACCTATCTCTGGTATCATCAACAAAAAATATGTTGAGCAGGGTGCTTACCTCTCTCCCGGTAACAAAATGTTTGATATCGTTGACGTGTCCAGGCTCAAACTGGCCGTAGCCGTGCCTGAAGCACAGATAGTTGCCCTGAAAAAAGGACAGAAAGTGAAAGTTACTTCCAACGTGTTCCCGGAAGCCAGCTATGAAGGCACTATCACCTTCATCGCTGCCAAAGGCGACAACTCCCTCAACTATCCGGTTGAAATGGAAGTAAACAACGTAGCAGATAAAGAACTGAAAGCCGGTATGTACGGAACAGCCCATTTTGAAGCACCACAGGCCAGCAAAACCATGTTCATCGCCCGCACTGCTTTTGTAGGTGGTGTAAGCAGCAACGAAGTATATGTGATGGAAGGTAAAGTGGCCAAAAAACGTAAGGTAATTGCCGGTCAGATCATCGGTGACCAGGTGGAAATACGGGGAGGCCTGAACGAAGGTGATACCTTGATCATCAGCGGTCAGATTAACCTCACCGATGGCACTCCTGTAACAGTACAGGGCGGTAGCAAATAA
- a CDS encoding efflux RND transporter permease subunit has translation MKITEVSIKRPTIVVVVFTILTLLGVMSYKSLNYELLPKFSSPIVTIATVYPGASPNEVESTITKKIEDAIASMEKIKKITSKSSESLSVITVELNNDANVDIALQDAQRKVNAILADLPGDAKPPSLNKFSLDDLPIMTLSATAKMDDKKFYDLVDKKLQPLLSRLPGVAQVSLIGGQEREIQVNVDPSRLQAYGLSILQIRQAVTNANMDFPTGKVKTANEQILIRLAGKYKNVDQLRDLVLKTTADGTQIRLRDVADVQDAQKDAERIARVDGVNAIALQVQKQTDANAVTVSHEMKKAIASVEKDYAANGLKILVANDSSDFTLESADSVIHDLILAVILVAVVMLLFLHSIRSAIFVMISIPASLIATFIGMKMMGFSLNLMSLLGLSLVVGILVDDAIVVLENIYRHMEMGKNRVRAAFDGVKEIGFTVTSITLVIVVVFLPISLTNELVSKILREFCVVVMISTMLSLLSSFMIVPLLSSRFGKLEHITGKNIFEKFILWFEGQLQRFTNWMTGILKWALVNKTITLVVSIGLLFASFMLVGKGYIGGEFIPKGDRGQFIVMLEMPKDASVQQSNQATRTAEQYLSKKKEIERLITTVGQTSEDGFGNSQSTAYKSEITVIMVPLEQRSEAADIYAAKVKKELKAMLPGVKVKTTDVSIMGTAERAPVELIVMGSEMDSVMRFAKIAMDTLKTISGTSEVKLSVEEGNPEINVQVDRDKMAALGLTLDMVGGTMQTAFSGTADDSKVKFRQGDYEYDINIRFDDFSKKNLQDVANIQFVNDKGQLIKLSQFAQVTEGSGPSHLERRDKNTSVSVQSQVMGRPSGTVTQEFAAKLAKMEKPAGINYVFGGDAENQGDSFGTLGAALLISIVMVYLIMVALYDNYIYPFVVLFSIPLAIIGALLALALTNNTLNIFTILGMIMLIGLVAKNAIILVDFTNQMKEQGQSTYQALIHANNARLRPILMTTIAMVIGMLPIALATGGVASTKNGLAWVIIGGLISSMFLTLIVVPVVYMVVDKVMAKFGWGKLSSKRYIRQRMVASYEEIPLNEVHNN, from the coding sequence ATGAAGATTACTGAAGTATCCATAAAAAGGCCCACTATCGTGGTGGTGGTATTTACCATCCTCACCCTGCTGGGCGTCATGAGCTATAAATCGCTGAACTATGAGCTGTTGCCCAAGTTCAGTTCACCGATAGTAACCATTGCTACGGTGTATCCCGGTGCTTCTCCCAACGAGGTGGAAAGTACCATTACCAAAAAAATAGAAGATGCGATCGCATCCATGGAAAAGATCAAGAAGATTACTTCCAAATCTTCTGAAAGCCTTTCCGTGATCACGGTGGAGTTGAACAACGATGCCAATGTGGATATCGCACTGCAGGATGCCCAACGTAAGGTAAACGCCATCCTGGCTGACCTTCCGGGCGATGCCAAACCACCTTCCCTCAATAAGTTTTCGCTGGATGACCTGCCAATCATGACTTTATCTGCCACCGCTAAAATGGACGATAAAAAGTTCTATGACCTGGTAGATAAAAAACTGCAGCCACTCCTTTCCCGTTTACCGGGCGTAGCCCAGGTATCCCTGATCGGTGGCCAGGAACGTGAAATACAGGTGAACGTAGATCCTTCCAGACTGCAGGCTTATGGCTTGTCTATCTTACAGATCCGTCAGGCGGTGACCAATGCCAACATGGACTTCCCAACCGGTAAGGTAAAAACAGCCAATGAACAGATCCTGATTCGTTTGGCCGGTAAGTATAAAAATGTGGACCAGCTGCGCGACCTGGTGCTGAAAACCACTGCAGACGGTACTCAGATCCGCCTGCGTGATGTGGCCGATGTGCAGGATGCCCAGAAAGATGCAGAACGTATCGCCCGTGTGGATGGTGTAAACGCTATCGCCCTGCAGGTGCAGAAACAAACAGATGCCAACGCGGTGACGGTGAGTCATGAAATGAAAAAGGCGATCGCCTCTGTTGAAAAGGATTATGCAGCGAACGGACTGAAAATACTGGTGGCCAACGATTCTTCCGACTTTACCCTGGAATCTGCCGACTCTGTGATTCATGACCTGATACTGGCGGTAATCCTGGTGGCCGTGGTGATGCTGTTGTTCCTGCACAGCATCCGTAGTGCGATCTTCGTAATGATCTCTATTCCAGCCTCTCTGATAGCCACTTTCATCGGTATGAAAATGATGGGCTTCTCCCTCAACCTCATGTCTTTGCTGGGCCTCTCACTGGTGGTAGGTATCCTTGTGGATGATGCGATCGTGGTACTGGAAAATATTTACCGTCATATGGAGATGGGTAAAAACAGAGTACGTGCGGCTTTTGACGGTGTGAAAGAAATCGGGTTTACCGTAACATCCATTACCCTTGTAATTGTGGTGGTGTTTCTGCCGATCTCACTGACTAACGAGCTGGTGTCCAAGATCCTGCGTGAGTTCTGCGTGGTGGTAATGATTTCCACGATGCTCAGCTTACTGTCATCCTTCATGATCGTACCACTGTTGTCTTCCCGCTTCGGTAAGCTGGAACACATCACCGGAAAAAATATCTTCGAAAAATTCATTCTCTGGTTTGAAGGACAACTGCAACGTTTCACCAACTGGATGACCGGTATCCTGAAATGGGCGCTGGTCAACAAAACCATCACCCTGGTGGTGTCAATAGGCCTGTTGTTCGCTTCTTTCATGCTGGTTGGAAAAGGTTATATCGGTGGTGAGTTTATCCCCAAAGGTGACCGTGGCCAGTTTATCGTGATGCTGGAAATGCCGAAAGACGCTTCCGTACAGCAATCCAACCAGGCTACCCGTACAGCGGAACAATATCTCAGTAAAAAGAAGGAAATAGAAAGACTGATCACTACTGTAGGCCAGACCAGTGAAGATGGTTTTGGTAACTCTCAGTCTACAGCTTACAAATCTGAGATCACAGTGATCATGGTGCCGCTGGAGCAACGTAGCGAAGCTGCAGATATCTATGCTGCAAAAGTCAAGAAAGAACTGAAAGCGATGCTCCCGGGCGTGAAAGTGAAAACAACCGACGTAAGTATCATGGGTACCGCCGAAAGGGCGCCGGTGGAACTGATCGTGATGGGCAGCGAGATGGACAGTGTGATGAGGTTTGCCAAAATAGCCATGGATACGCTGAAAACCATCAGCGGTACCAGTGAGGTGAAACTGTCTGTGGAAGAAGGTAACCCTGAGATCAACGTACAGGTGGACCGTGATAAGATGGCTGCTCTCGGACTTACCCTCGATATGGTGGGTGGTACCATGCAGACTGCTTTCAGTGGTACCGCAGACGATTCCAAAGTGAAGTTCCGTCAGGGTGACTACGAATATGATATCAACATCCGCTTCGATGATTTCAGCAAAAAGAATCTCCAGGATGTTGCCAACATACAGTTTGTAAATGATAAAGGCCAGCTGATCAAATTGTCTCAGTTTGCTCAGGTAACAGAAGGCTCCGGCCCGAGCCACCTGGAAAGAAGGGATAAAAACACTTCTGTATCTGTACAGTCGCAGGTAATGGGACGTCCTTCCGGTACAGTAACACAGGAGTTTGCAGCTAAACTGGCGAAGATGGAGAAACCAGCCGGCATTAACTACGTATTTGGTGGTGATGCGGAAAACCAGGGTGACTCCTTCGGTACACTGGGCGCAGCCCTTCTGATCTCCATCGTAATGGTGTATCTGATCATGGTGGCGCTGTACGACAACTATATTTATCCTTTTGTGGTATTGTTCTCTATCCCGCTGGCTATCATCGGTGCCTTGCTGGCACTGGCACTGACCAACAATACGCTGAACATCTTTACCATCCTGGGTATGATCATGTTGATTGGTCTGGTAGCGAAGAATGCGATCATCCTGGTAGACTTTACCAACCAGATGAAAGAACAGGGACAGAGTACTTATCAGGCGCTGATACATGCCAACAACGCACGTTTGAGGCCGATCCTGATGACCACCATCGCGATGGTGATCGGTATGTTGCCGATCGCATTAGCTACCGGTGGTGTGGCTTCTACCAAAAATGGTCTGGCCTGGGTTATCATCGGTGGTTTGATCAGCTCCATGTTCCTGACCCTGATTGTGGTACCAGTGGTATACATGGTGGTAGACAAGGTGATGGCGAAATTCGGATGGGGCAAGCTGTCTTCCAAACGTTATATCAGACAACGGATGGTGGCTTCCTATGAAGAAATACCGCTGAATGAAGTACACAATAACTAA